The following proteins are encoded in a genomic region of Haloarcula marina:
- a CDS encoding ring-cleaving dioxygenase, whose translation MADPTPTPGIHHVTCIAGDPQQNMDFWVETLGLRLVKRSINQDDPGTYHFFFADAEGTPGTSMTFFPWEDLSQGKVGSGQVSRTAFRVPEGSLDYWEQRFDEYGVDYDDRVERFGETVLPFRDPDGLPVELVEVEIPEDDPTVPWTEFVPEEYAIRGFHSVTLWLADPEPTKDLLETMGFEEVGTEQAQGDTPGDERTRFAAAGPVGAYVDVLPTIEGGRQGHGTVHHVAFQTPTDEDQAAMRQAVQSEGLRPTQQINRHWFRSVYFREHGGVLFELATSEPGYTSDEPLEDLGGRLVLPGKFENRRDEIEAGLTDVTVPRAEQAEADD comes from the coding sequence ATGGCAGACCCGACACCCACACCCGGTATTCACCACGTGACCTGTATCGCGGGCGACCCACAGCAGAACATGGACTTCTGGGTCGAGACGCTCGGCCTCCGGTTGGTCAAGCGGTCCATCAATCAGGACGACCCCGGGACATACCACTTCTTCTTCGCGGACGCGGAGGGGACCCCCGGAACGAGCATGACGTTCTTCCCGTGGGAGGACCTCTCGCAGGGGAAGGTCGGTTCGGGACAGGTCTCTCGAACGGCCTTCCGCGTCCCCGAAGGGAGCCTCGACTACTGGGAACAGCGGTTCGACGAGTACGGCGTCGACTACGACGACAGGGTCGAGCGCTTCGGCGAGACGGTCCTCCCCTTCCGCGACCCTGACGGCCTCCCGGTCGAACTGGTCGAAGTCGAGATTCCGGAGGACGACCCGACGGTTCCGTGGACGGAGTTCGTCCCCGAGGAGTACGCGATTCGCGGATTCCACTCGGTGACGCTGTGGCTGGCCGACCCGGAACCGACGAAAGACCTGCTGGAGACGATGGGCTTCGAGGAAGTGGGCACCGAACAGGCGCAAGGCGACACGCCCGGCGACGAGCGAACGCGCTTCGCGGCGGCCGGTCCCGTCGGCGCGTACGTCGACGTGCTCCCCACCATCGAAGGCGGGCGACAGGGCCACGGCACGGTCCACCACGTCGCGTTCCAGACGCCGACGGACGAGGACCAGGCGGCGATGCGCCAAGCCGTCCAGTCCGAAGGACTGCGTCCGACCCAGCAGATAAACCGCCACTGGTTCCGCTCGGTGTACTTCCGGGAACACGGCGGCGTCTTGTTCGAACTCGCGACGAGCGAGCCGGGCTACACGAGCGACGAACCGCTCGAGGACTTGGGCGGCCGCCTCGTCCTCCCCGGAAAGTTCGAGAACCGGCGCGACGAAATCGAGGCGGGACTGACCGACGTGACGGTTCCGCGGGCCGAACAGGCCGAAGCGGACGACTGA